The DNA region CGGACAAACTCAGGGTGCCATTTCAGCGTCCCTACGTTAACCTGCGTGGACGTTCTGAGAGGTTGGTCATGCATATTCATATCCTTGGTATCTGCGGCACGTTCATGGGTTCGCTGGCGGTGCTGGCCAAAGAGTTGGGGCACCGGGTTACCGGGTCTGACGCCAATGTCTATCCACCGATGAGCACCCAGCTTGAAGCCCAGGGCATCGAGCTGACCCAAGGCTACGACCCTGTGCAGCTGATCCCCGCTCCGGACCTGGTCGTGGTCGGCAACGCGTTGTCGCGTGGTAACCCGGCAGTTGAATACGTCCTGAATAATGGTTTGCCGTATGTGTCTGGCCCGCAATGGCTGGCAGATCACGTGCTGCAAGGTCGCTGGGTATTGGCGGTGGCCGGTACGCATGGCAAGACCACCACCAGCAGCATGCTGGCCTGGGTGCTCGAACACGCGGGCATGAGCCCCGGTTTTCTGATCGGCGGTATTCCGCAGAACTTCGCGGTGTCGGCGCGTCTGGGCGAAACCCCGTTTTTCGTGGTGGAAGCCGACGAATATGACAGCGCCTTCTTCGACAAACGCTCGAAGTTCGTCCATTACCGCCCCCGCACTGCGATCCTCAATAACCTTGAGTTCGATCACGCCGATATCTTTCCCGATCTGCCAGCCATCGAGCGCCAGTTTCACCATTTGGTGCGCACCATCCCGAGTGAAGGTCTGGTGATCCACCCGACCACCGAGCCTGCGCTGACCCGTGTGATCGAAATGGGCTGCTGGACGCCGGTGCAGACCACCGGCCAGGGCGGCCAGTGGCAGGCGCGGCTGTTGAGCGAAGACGGTTCGCACTTTGAAGTGCTGTTCGAGGGCGAGCTGCAAGGTGCGGTCGAATGGGACATGACCGGCCAGCACAACGTCGCCAACGCACTGGCCACCCTTGCTGCGGCGCGCCATGTTGGCGTCGTGCCGTTGCTGGGCGTACAGGCTTTGAGTGCTTTCAAGAGCGTCAAGCGGCGTATGGAAAAGGTCGCTGATGTGCGCGGCATCACCATTTATGATGATTTTGCTCACCACCCGACGGCGATCGCCACCACGCTTGAAGGCCTGCGCAAGAAGGTCGGAGATGCGCCGATCATTGCCGTGATCGAGCCGCGTTCCAATTCGATGAAGCTCGGCGCGCACCGCGACGGCTTGCCGGAGAGCGTGAACCACGCCGATCAGGTGGTCTGGTACGCGCCGCCCAATCTGGGCTGGGACCTTGCCGCAACCGTGGCCGGAGGTTCAGTGCCGTCAAAGGTGTGCGACTCGCTTGAGGCGATCATCGCCCATGTTCAGCACCTGGCGCAGCCCGGCACCCACATTGTCATCATGAGCAACGGCGGCTTCGGCGGCCTGCACGGCAAACTGGCTGAGGCGCTGAAATGAGTGGTCCGGATCGCGTTACAGTCGCCATGACCGGTGCCTCAGGCGCGCAATATGGTCTGCGCTTGCTGGATTGTCTGGTGCGTGAAGAGCGCGAAGTACACTTCCTGATTTCCAAGGCTGCGCAATTGGTGATGGCCACCGAAACCGACGTGCGCTTGCCGCCCAAGGCGATGATGATGCAGGCGTTCCTGACCGAATACACCGGTGCGTCGGCCGGGCAGATTCGCGTCTATGGCCGCGATGACTGGATGTCGCCGGTGGCCTCGGGCTCGGGCTCGCCCAGTGCGATGGTGGTGGTGCCGTGTTCCACCGGTTCGCTGTCGGCGATTGCCACAGGGGCCTGCAACAACCTGATCGAACGCGCTGCCGACGTGACGCTGAAGGAGCGTCGCCAGTTGATTCTGGTGCCTCGCGAGGCGCCGTTTTCCAGCATCCATCTGGAGAACATGCTCAAGCTATCGAACATGGGCGCAGTGATTCTGCCGGCGTCTCCCGGCTTTTATCATCAACCGCAGACCATCGATGATCTGGTGGATTTTGTGGTCGCGCGGATTCTCAATCTGTTGAACATCCCTCAGGACATGCTGCCGCGTTGGGGCGAGCACCACATTGGCGGCGATGAATAAGCTGATTCTGATAGCGCTGGCGCTGGTCATCACCGGCTGCGCGACCGCTCGCACGCTTAATGCGGCCAAACCCGGTGCGCCAGTGGTGTATGCCGGTACGCGGCTGAATATGTATGCGTTGCAGGGCGGTTGCTGTGCGATAGACCGTTTCGGTGCCGAAGCGCCAGGCTGTCCGGGCCTGGACCTGCCGGGCAGCGCGCTGCTCGACACGCTGTTGCTGCCACTGTCGTTGCTGACGGCAGCGGGGGTGGGGGTTCGGGCTACGGGCGGGCTTTAGGGGAATCAGAGACGACTATCGTGTCACTTCACTCCGCGTAGGCACGCATTCGGTGACGCTTTGCGTCACAAATCTTCAGTCTGGTGAGATAGCAAGGTGAACGAAGATTAGACTTCATGGTGCCTGTATCTCATAAGGTCTGAAACAGGCGTCAAGGCTCCCATATGCGACGCGGAGCGTCACGAAATGCATTCCTGCGCGGAGCGTTGGAACGATCATCGGTCGCTTGCCGCTGGCCTATTTGCCCAGCTTACGCAGCTCATCCGACTCGACAATCCGTTCGCCGTTCTGCTCTTCCAGTGCCAGACGCCACATGGCGCGGGCCAGCTGGCAGGCTTCGATGGCGCCGTATTTGCCGGGGATCAGCTTGGCGATAGGCGCGGCAAGCTGTTCGACCCAACGGGTTTCGCTGCGGCTGCCGACCAGCAGGGAGGGGCGGGCGATGGTCAGTTGTGGCCAGCCTTGCGCCCGTAGCGCCTGTTCCATTTCGCCTTTGATGCGGTTGTAGAAGGTGCTGGACTTGGGGTCTGCGCCAATCGCGCTGATCACCAGCAAATGGCGAGCGCCCAGTTCGCGGGCACGGTGTGCGAACGCGATGACCATGTCCAGATCGACGGCCTTGAACGCGTCCTGCGAACCGGCTTGCTTGATCGTCGTGCCCAGGCAGCAGAACGCGATGTCCACGCGGCCATCGAGTGTTGGCAGCAGGGTGAGCAAGTCGCCGATCGGGTTTTCAAGGTGCGGGTGTTCTGCCAGTGGCCTGCGGGTCGGAGCCAGCACGCGGCTGACGGTCGGCTCGTTGAGCAGGCGGTCAAGCAAATGTTCGCCGGTGAGGCCTGTGGCTCCTGCAAGCAGGATGTGTTGCGGCGTCAAGTACATAATCGTTCTCCTTGATACTACTCAGCCTAGCGGCTAGTCGAGGTCTTCGCTTCCGTGCGCGTCAACGCCGTGTTCAAAGCGCGTTCGGCCTGGCTTTTGCGCAATTGCTGCCAGCGCGCCAGGACTCCTTTCGGGGCCCATATCTGTGGTTCCGAGGCTTCGAAGTTATCTTCGCTCTCGCGTCGGGCCACATAGTTTTTTGCATCATTGAACGCTTGTTGCAGGTCATCGGTTGCGACCAGTGCCCTGGCAAACAGAGCGTCGCCGAAATACGTGAAGTCGGCCTCTTCCGAGCAGCCGAATGACACCCGGTCAGCGCGTGAAGCGGTGATGATCAGCGTGCGCTCGTCTTTGAGGTCCGGAATGAAACCGCCGGAATAACAAGCCGAAATCACCACAACCTTATCGCGGTTTTTCAGCGGGGCGAGGGTCGCAGCCAGAGCGTCGGCGGGCAGATCGGCCAGCGACAGGCGCGGTTGATCGAGCACCAGTTCGTGATCCTGGGTGCCGTGGCTGGTCAGGTAAATGAATACCAGATCTTCCGGGCCGGTGCGTTGCGCGAGTGTCTGAACCGCGCGGGCGATGCTCTCGCGGGTGGCCATGGGCCGGTCATCCATGTGATCGCGATGGTTGACCAGGCTGACTTGCCCGACGGCGCCGAATCGTGATTTCAGCAGGTTGCTGACGTAGTCCGCTTCGCGCATGAATACGCTCTGCTTGCCGTCGCCACCCACGACCAGGGTGTACAGCTCGGTGGCGGGCGTCGAGGCAGGTACAGCGGCGAGCGCCTTGTCCAGCAGCGACCCCTGCGCCAGCAGCCCTGTTTCAAGCGTGTCAGGCAACAATTTACCCTTGGCGTCACGCACGCGCTGGCCGTTGGCCCAGATACCACGCTGCTCACTGCCATCCGGGGACATCAGCACGCCGTTGCCCTGGTAGGTGTCATCGGCAAACTGACCCACATAGCGGGTGCCGTCGGCCAGTTGCAACTGACCCTGGCCCATGAACCTCCAGTTATCAAAGTCGCCCTGATAGCGGCTGCCGTCGGAGCCGATCAGCTCGCCCTTGCCGGTCAGTGCGCCTTCCTTGAATTCACCACTCCAGACGTCGCCGTCGCTGTTTTCGTAGCGGCCTTTGCCGTCAATCTGACTGTTACGGAAATGGCCGACATACTGATCGCCATCCGCGCTGGTGAAGCTGCCGATGCCCTGCAACTGACCATTGACGAAATTGCCGCTGTATTGATTACCGCTGGCGTCGCTGCGCGAGCCTTCGCCGTTGGCCTTGCCTTTGGCGAACATGCCCTGATGCTGGCTGCCGTCTTCCAGTTCCAGACGACCTGGCCCGTCGTACTGGCCTGCCTTGAACTGGCCACGATAGAGCACGCCCTTGTCTTTCTGTGTGCCTTCGCCGTCGCGCAGTCCGAGTTTGAAATGGCCCACGTAGCTTGCGCCGTTGTGGCTGGTCAGTCGCCCCTGGCCATGAAACAGGCCTTGCTCGAAGCCGCCTTTGTACACATCGCCATTGGCCGCGTGCCATTCACCCGGGCCTTGCCACAGACCGTTTTCGAAATGCCCGGCGTACCAGCTGCCGTTGGGATAGTCGATCCGGCCTTCGCCTTGCAACACGCCATTGACCAGATCGCCGCGATAACGTCCGCCGTCGGGCAGACGGCCGTCTGGGGGCAGCAGTGATTCGCCATCACCGCAGCCTGCGATCAAGAGTGTCAAAGCCAGTGGAGCAAGCGCGCGCATGTGAGATCCCGGAAGATTGATTCAGTGGCGAGCCCGATCCTGCTGAGCAGATGTCACCGGTCACGACCGCGTGGGAGTATGCCGCAGCGAGTCAACGGGATGAAACAGTCTGTTACGACTGTTTCATCTTTTAAACGTGTTACACGAAACACAAGGTCAAGGGTTCGGCGACAAAAGCCGGCTTGTCCTGACCCTCGATTTCCAGTGTGGCCGTTGCCTTGAGCAGCCACTGGCCTGGCTTCTTCTCGGTCACCTCCGTCAGTTGGACCTTCAGGCGCACACGTGAATTGACCCGCACCGGCTGCACGAAACGCACGCTGTCCATGCCATAGTTGACGGCCATCTTGAGGCCTTCGGGCAACACCATGATGCCCTCCATGAGTTTGGGGATCAGCGACAGCGAGAGAAAACCATGAGCAATGGTCGCGCCAAACGGGCTCTGCGCCGCTTTGACGGGGTCAACGTGGATGAACTGAAAATCCCCGGTAGCTTCTGCGAACAGGTTGATGCGTTCCTGGTCAATGGTCAGCCAGTCTGAACATCCCGGTTCCTTGCCGATCTGCTGCTTGAGTTCTGTAACAGGAACAAAAGGCATGCTGCTTTCCTTGTCTGAGGGGT from Pseudomonas syringae includes:
- a CDS encoding NAD(P)H-binding protein, whose product is MYLTPQHILLAGATGLTGEHLLDRLLNEPTVSRVLAPTRRPLAEHPHLENPIGDLLTLLPTLDGRVDIAFCCLGTTIKQAGSQDAFKAVDLDMVIAFAHRARELGARHLLVISAIGADPKSSTFYNRIKGEMEQALRAQGWPQLTIARPSLLVGSRSETRWVEQLAAPIAKLIPGKYGAIEACQLARAMWRLALEEQNGERIVESDELRKLGK
- a CDS encoding C13 family peptidase, translated to MRALAPLALTLLIAGCGDGESLLPPDGRLPDGGRYRGDLVNGVLQGEGRIDYPNGSWYAGHFENGLWQGPGEWHAANGDVYKGGFEQGLFHGQGRLTSHNGASYVGHFKLGLRDGEGTQKDKGVLYRGQFKAGQYDGPGRLELEDGSQHQGMFAKGKANGEGSRSDASGNQYSGNFVNGQLQGIGSFTSADGDQYVGHFRNSQIDGKGRYENSDGDVWSGEFKEGALTGKGELIGSDGSRYQGDFDNWRFMGQGQLQLADGTRYVGQFADDTYQGNGVLMSPDGSEQRGIWANGQRVRDAKGKLLPDTLETGLLAQGSLLDKALAAVPASTPATELYTLVVGGDGKQSVFMREADYVSNLLKSRFGAVGQVSLVNHRDHMDDRPMATRESIARAVQTLAQRTGPEDLVFIYLTSHGTQDHELVLDQPRLSLADLPADALAATLAPLKNRDKVVVISACYSGGFIPDLKDERTLIITASRADRVSFGCSEEADFTYFGDALFARALVATDDLQQAFNDAKNYVARRESEDNFEASEPQIWAPKGVLARWQQLRKSQAERALNTALTRTEAKTSTSR
- a CDS encoding MaoC family dehydratase, which gives rise to MPFVPVTELKQQIGKEPGCSDWLTIDQERINLFAEATGDFQFIHVDPVKAAQSPFGATIAHGFLSLSLIPKLMEGIMVLPEGLKMAVNYGMDSVRFVQPVRVNSRVRLKVQLTEVTEKKPGQWLLKATATLEIEGQDKPAFVAEPLTLCFV
- the ubiX gene encoding flavin prenyltransferase UbiX; translation: MSGPDRVTVAMTGASGAQYGLRLLDCLVREEREVHFLISKAAQLVMATETDVRLPPKAMMMQAFLTEYTGASAGQIRVYGRDDWMSPVASGSGSPSAMVVVPCSTGSLSAIATGACNNLIERAADVTLKERRQLILVPREAPFSSIHLENMLKLSNMGAVILPASPGFYHQPQTIDDLVDFVVARILNLLNIPQDMLPRWGEHHIGGDE
- a CDS encoding YceK/YidQ family lipoprotein, translated to MNKLILIALALVITGCATARTLNAAKPGAPVVYAGTRLNMYALQGGCCAIDRFGAEAPGCPGLDLPGSALLDTLLLPLSLLTAAGVGVRATGGL
- the mpl gene encoding UDP-N-acetylmuramate:L-alanyl-gamma-D-glutamyl-meso-diaminopimelate ligase encodes the protein MHIHILGICGTFMGSLAVLAKELGHRVTGSDANVYPPMSTQLEAQGIELTQGYDPVQLIPAPDLVVVGNALSRGNPAVEYVLNNGLPYVSGPQWLADHVLQGRWVLAVAGTHGKTTTSSMLAWVLEHAGMSPGFLIGGIPQNFAVSARLGETPFFVVEADEYDSAFFDKRSKFVHYRPRTAILNNLEFDHADIFPDLPAIERQFHHLVRTIPSEGLVIHPTTEPALTRVIEMGCWTPVQTTGQGGQWQARLLSEDGSHFEVLFEGELQGAVEWDMTGQHNVANALATLAAARHVGVVPLLGVQALSAFKSVKRRMEKVADVRGITIYDDFAHHPTAIATTLEGLRKKVGDAPIIAVIEPRSNSMKLGAHRDGLPESVNHADQVVWYAPPNLGWDLAATVAGGSVPSKVCDSLEAIIAHVQHLAQPGTHIVIMSNGGFGGLHGKLAEALK